The Verrucomicrobiota bacterium genomic sequence GTTGGTGCTGATCACGCTGGGGGACGGTCATTATGCCGGTCCATGGTTTTAGCTGTGGGGCGCTTCCTGGCATTGCACCCACCAAAAACCGAGGGGTCAGTTGCATTTAGTCGCTGTTTAACTGTTCCCCCCTTGAAAAGGAACCACAGTTCCGGCTCGACGGTTGATTATGCCATCGGGCGGCTCACCGATCTTTGGCCTGAGCCGGGCTTTTTCCAGGCCCTCAGGTTGACGCTGCAAACGGGCCGACCGATCGGTGACCCCAATGGCAGGCCGACTCAGGAAAGCAGTACGCGAACGTTCCGGACGCGGCGACGTAACTGCGGGCACGATTCGTGGCGCCAGGGTGCCAACCGGCCGGAGCCAGACTCGTGCGAATGCACCGGAGCGCCCGTTGCCACGAGGAAATCGATTTAGGGAGGTCATGCCACGGACCTTGGGACTGGGCGTGCCGGCGTTACTCGTGCTTATTTTTGCTACTGCAGTTACCGTCATGATCATCCGTGAGCAGCGGAGGCCGCCGGAATTTGCGGGCGTCTTTGATGCTCAGCCTCTGCAGGGCCTGGGTGTGGCCCAGCAGCACGACGGAACAATCGCAGAATCGCGAGACGACGGGGCTGCCGGCTTGGGCCAAACCCCGTCCGCACGGGAGTTGGCTCCTCCAGCACCGGTTGCTCCGCCAAATGGAGCGAATCGCAGCATTTTGGACTTGTTGCCGTCCATGCCGAGCGGCGGCGGATCCGAGGCCAATGCAAAGAGCCTGCGAGATCTGGAAGAAGCGATCCAGGTGCAAGATAACCAGCTGAAGATCAAACCAGCAGCTGCTCAAACCACCTATTCAGCCGGGGCGACGTACCTCGTGTTTCTCCGGGCGCTCCAGTCTCTTTTGCCTTCCTCCACCCTGAGCGGTTCGCTCGCGGAGGCCTTGACGGTAAAAGGACAGCCGGATGGCGCCGGAGTCTGGGGAAGATGGAACGCGAACGGACCCGGGACTGCCTGTCTATTTGATGAATTGGGACTCGGCCGGAACTTCACGTCGCTCGATGACGCGCAACCAGGCGATTTCATGAAGGTCTTTTTCGCCGATGCAGTCGGCCGTCGCGAGCACTCGTTGTCCACGATTTATCTTGGCCGCGAGCAGCAGAACGGCGTGGAGACGGTTCGCGTCTGGTCGAGTATCAAGCCAGTCGGATATGGAGAAGCGGTAATCCCGCGCGCTCGGATCAGCTTCGCAATCTTCTCGCGGCTTGAAAATCCTGCGAACATCGCGCAAGCGCCCACGCTTACCTCTAGAAACAAGTACCTGGCCAGCCTCCTAACTACCGATTCGTCCAAAGAGGAGACGATGACCCAAGCAGGCGTACGTTGACATGTCCGGCCGAGCCGAACGGGTCAGTCGAGCGAAGCGCGTTTGCTTTATCGATTGATCCCGATGTCTGAATGCCGGACGCGACTCTCGATATTCTGGTCAGCCGGTACCAACTCGCTCGAGCGGTTCGTAATGCGCCCGAGGACTATCTAACCCGAGTTAATTAATTTACAGGCCAGAACGGACGTTCAGCGCCTGTGATGGCTTTTGGAACGCGCAGGTAGATCGAGCGCTCTATTTTAAGGTAGAACCAGTTGAGGCCCGATCGTGGCTACAGTACAGTTATATGCTGCCCCCGGGCTCGCTGTATGCCAAGCATTCCTACGTGCCTCAGTTAGGAATCCAGTAAGATCGACGCGACGAGATCCGGCAGGAAAACTACACTTCGTACGGTCAGATGAATTCTCCGGCTGATTATGAAACCTCCCGGGGGAATGCGGCTCCCAGGCTCGGGTAAGCCGGGTACCGTTGGCGAGCGGTCGATAACAGGCGCCTCGGAGCGCGATAGGCGGCGCCGGCGGGCTCTCAAGAGGCTGGGAAGGTAGATTTTATATGCCAGACCGTGGCAAGGCGAGGACGCCCGTGGGTAATGCGCCGCCATCGACATAATCGACGCGGTCCCAGGGCGCCGGCACCTCGGCCAAGGCTTGGCGGGCGCTCGCGGAAAGCTCGGCCCCGTGAGCCTCTTTCAGCGGTTGAAACCCCCTTGCCGCCTGGGCGTTCTCGTTCAGATGCCCGAGGCTGTCCAGCCCGACGATGGCTGTGGTCACTCCTTCCAGGCTGAGGGTATAGCGCAGAAGTTCCCTGGCCGGGAGCTTCGCCTCGCGGGCGTACCGAATCGCCTTCATCGCGACCACGCCCATTTTGCGCGCCCGGGCCAACGGCAGCAGTTCATCTTCGAATCGGCCTTGATCCGGCCGCGTGCACGGGAAGGTGGACAGAACCGTGTCAGGATCAAAACGCTTAATGCATTCCATCAGTATTCCGGCGCTCGCATGCCCGGTGATTCCAAAGGCGCCGATGAGCTTTTGTTCTTTGGCCTCGCGGGCGGCGCGCACCGCACCGGACTCGAGGACAGCGAGGCTCGCAAGCTCGCGAGGCCGCAGATCGTGCAGTTGGTAGAGGTCAAGATGGTCGGTCCCCAGCACCTGGAGACTGTGTTCCAAGTCGCGTCTAAAGCCGTCGTAGTCCCGCGCGTCAGTTTTGCTGGCCAGGAAAACGCGATTTCGATGGCGCGCGAGCACGGGCGCAATCATGGCTTCACTCGGACCGTAGCTACGTGCGGTGTCCCAGTAGGTGACTCCCTGGGCGAGAGCGGATTCGAGCAAGGCGTGGCCCGCATCGAGCCTGCTTGCAAAACCCTCCATGAAGGCGCTACCCAACCCTAAACCCAGGATGGAAACGTTCGCCCCGGTGCGGCCGAGTTGCCGGCGGTCGACCGGACGAGGTTCCGTCGCGGCGGCAGTTGAAGCCGTGCGTCCACCGGGGATGGCGAACAGCGTCCCGGCGAGCGCGCCGCACAGGATGCCGCGAATGAAGTCCCGGCGAGAACTTCGGGCGTTCATCCGTCAAAATCGGTTCGGATCGCGCCTGGGTCAAGGGGCTGAGCCGGTTGCTGATCCCTTGCGGTTAGGCTATGGGCGCCACATAGTGGCCTGTTTACATCTGAAGGTTGTTCACGAATCGTTTCCCATGCGAAAGCAAATTACAAAATCTGTACTGGCGGCAGGATTAATTATGTTTGGGCTGGCTAGTTCGTTCACCGCCTGCCAGAGCGGAAGTACTGCTCGCTCAGCGGCGGAGATCACTGATCCAAACGTCGCCTTTTCTCGAGCTGGTGTACAAGGAAAGGCACCTGGCGGCGGTTCGTCTCGCTGAAACTTCCCAGGCGTTTCTCCACTGAGCGATCCGTCCACGCGTTTACGTGACGGACCTTCTTTCGGCTCCCCGGCAGCCTCAACCGTAAGCATGGGCGCGGATCGACCGTCCCTTCGCCTGCGCGTGCCGCCGTTCATCAACCGGCGCCTCCGCTTGATTTCAAAGTTAATCATTTCAACTCCCGCTCGGCTGCCGCCTTACGGGTTAGCGGGCCCGGGATGGAGGTTATCAATCCAGTAGACTTCCTCCGGGGGCTCCGCTGGGGTGACCTCCAGGTTGACGACCACGGGTTCCTGCCCGCTGCGGACCACCACGCAGCTCAATGGTTCATCACGGCTGGCGTTGATTTCCTGGTGCGGCACAAAGGGCGGCACGTAAATAAAATCGCCGGGGCCGGCTTCAGCACTGAACTCCAGCCGTTCACCCCAGCGCATGCGCGCCCGCCCGCTCACGACGTAAATAACGCTCTCGAGTTCGCCATGATGATGAGCGCCCGTTTTGGCGTTGGCATGGATGTTGACCGTCCCCGCCCAGAGCTTGCTTGCACCGGTGCGGGCCTGAGTGATCGCCGCGGCTCGTTCCATGCCCGGCGTCTGCGGGGTGTTGGAATCCAGTTGGCCTGCACGGACGATTTTGACGCCATGTTCGCGCCAGTTGATGGGTGGAGAGGCTTCAGACATAGAAAGCAGGGTCGAATCCTTTCGCCCGCCGGGCGAGCTCTGAAATTCAACGTTTCCCGGAGAGGCTGCACGAGCTCCCCTGAAGGCATTTAAGGCTGAGAATGGGCGCCCTGCAACTCGTGACTTTGCCTGCACTTGCCGTTACGAACAATGAAATGGAAACAATGGGGCTTAAGTGTGCCCCAGTTTCCTGCCGCGACGTTAGAACCCAACCTGGTCGCCACCCTTCAACTGCAAGATTTCCCGTGCGTCTGCGGGAGTAGCAATCTCCAGGTTCAACCCTTCCAGGATCTGACGGACACGGCGAACCTGGGCGGCATTGCTTTCCGCGAGTTCGCCCGGACCGATCCAGAGGCTGTCTTCCAGGCCGACGCGTACATTGGCCCCCATCGCGGCTGCCATGGCTGCAACCGGCATTTGATTGCGGCCGGCGCCTAGCACCGACCAACGGTACTGGTTGCCAAAGAGCCGGTCGGCGGTGCGTTTC encodes the following:
- a CDS encoding cupin domain-containing protein; the encoded protein is MSEASPPINWREHGVKIVRAGQLDSNTPQTPGMERAAAITQARTGASKLWAGTVNIHANAKTGAHHHGELESVIYVVSGRARMRWGERLEFSAEAGPGDFIYVPPFVPHQEINASRDEPLSCVVVRSGQEPVVVNLEVTPAEPPEEVYWIDNLHPGPANP
- a CDS encoding aldo/keto reductase, whose product is MNARSSRRDFIRGILCGALAGTLFAIPGGRTASTAAATEPRPVDRRQLGRTGANVSILGLGLGSAFMEGFASRLDAGHALLESALAQGVTYWDTARSYGPSEAMIAPVLARHRNRVFLASKTDARDYDGFRRDLEHSLQVLGTDHLDLYQLHDLRPRELASLAVLESGAVRAAREAKEQKLIGAFGITGHASAGILMECIKRFDPDTVLSTFPCTRPDQGRFEDELLPLARARKMGVVAMKAIRYAREAKLPARELLRYTLSLEGVTTAIVGLDSLGHLNENAQAARGFQPLKEAHGAELSASARQALAEVPAPWDRVDYVDGGALPTGVLALPRSGI